One genomic segment of Helianthus annuus cultivar XRQ/B chromosome 14, HanXRQr2.0-SUNRISE, whole genome shotgun sequence includes these proteins:
- the LOC110906906 gene encoding uncharacterized protein LOC110906906, translated as MLLAVIDDKMNEKKDAGKSKACPYNKFMACKPPFYHGEADPIVCQRWISDIEGVFERTHCDETDFVAYGTGQLRGQAKDWWDNLKKEQGIEATRTMTWEEFKTPFLRYHSPKAVINRIKEEFIQLRHSGESIEKITGIFLDKLRFCDELVQNEEQKIYYYYNMLGAEYREFMTPSKYEHLTEIVNAAREREIELKKQIERGERRVFDKNPTPAKKQKLNEAPKKGVEKGGIPPCKICGKNHKGECYFKNKPCPTCGKVGHIVANCPGKVSVCYKCYKPGHKKSECSELVGTKDTTDVKPDALKARARSFHMTTAEAKT; from the coding sequence ATGCTTTTAGCTGTAATAGACGATAAGATGAATGAAAAGAAAGATGCGGGTAAATCGAAAGCGTGTCCATATAATAAATTTATGGCATGTAAACCCCCGTTCTATCATGGTGAAGCTGATCCGATCGTTTGTCAACGATGGATTAGCGACATTGAAGGGGTATTCGAAAGGACCCATTGTGATGAGACTGATTTCGTGGCATACGGAACCGGTCAGTTGAGGGGCCAAGctaaggattggtgggataatcTGAAGAAGGAGCAGGGAATTGAGGCCACAAGAAcaatgacgtgggaggaattcaaaACCCCGTTCCTTAGATACCATAGTCCAAAAGCTGTGATCAATAGGATCAAAGAAGAGTTTATTCAGCTAAGGCATAGTGGTGAGTCGATTGAGAAGATTACGGGAATCTTTCTTGATAAGCTCAGGTTTTGTGATGAGCTGGTTCAGAATGAAGAacagaaaatatattattattataacatgCTGGGCGCGGAATatcgggagtttatgactccttcaaaATACGAGCATCTTACGGAGATAGTGAATGCCGCACGTGAAAGGGAAATTGAGCTGAAAAAGCAGATTGAAAGGGGTGAGCGAAGGGTGTTTGATAAAAACCCAACCCCTGCGAAGAAACAAAAGCTGAATGAAGCTCcgaagaaaggagtagaaaagGGGGGGATACCTCCATGTAAAATTTGTGGAAAGAATCACAAGGGTGAATGTTATTTTAAGAACAAACCATGTCCTACTTGCGGTAAAGTGGGGCATATTGTTGCGAATTGCCCAGGAAAGGTGTCGGTATGCTATAAATGTTATAAACCGGGACACAAAAAGTCTGAGTGCTCGGAGTTAGTTGGGACCAAAGACACCACTGATGTAAAGCCTGATGCCCTGAAAGCAAGGGCTAGATCTTTCCACATGACAACTGCTGAGGCTAAAACCTAA